One Brachyspira pilosicoli P43/6/78 genomic window carries:
- a CDS encoding AMP-binding protein, translating into MINEKLTEYIFNSIKENWDINAFCDYGKDNFIKYSDVAKHILKMHTIFKRMEIYKGDKIALCGSNSANWALTYLSIVSYGAVVVPILVDFSKDDIISILNDSGSKYLFMDKNIIEKIDKEKFSFLNRIFYLDNLTIFDHKNDLTEEYNEILDVQLENFSRETFSLTMFENDTLATIIYTSGTTGFSKGVMLNHNSLAANIRFAIDNMPIKPNDHILSFLPLAHVFGCLFDFLFPFSKGACIYMLSAIPSPNILLKAFDEVKPNLILMVPLILEKIYFKKLKPTIDKPIMKKLLTFPFISKILKNKIRDKLTESFGANFHEVIVGGSALNEEVERFLMDIGFKFTVGYGMTECGPLISYAPWDKHVARSCGCIIDTLEIKIDSNSPEEVGDIMVKGENVMLGYYKNPKATTDVLSRDGWLRTNDLGVLVDGKRIFIRGRSKNMLLGPSGQNIYPEEIESKLNTMPYILESLIVQRENKLCALVYLDAEQVANLNDEEIKTKLDEVRNNLNKLLPDFARVSSFEIQKEEFEKNPTKKIKRFLYK; encoded by the coding sequence ATGATTAATGAAAAATTGACTGAGTATATTTTTAACTCTATTAAAGAAAATTGGGATATTAATGCTTTTTGTGATTATGGTAAGGATAATTTTATAAAATATTCTGATGTGGCTAAACATATATTAAAAATGCATACCATATTTAAAAGAATGGAGATATATAAAGGAGATAAAATTGCATTATGCGGTTCTAACTCTGCTAATTGGGCTTTAACTTATTTATCTATAGTAAGCTATGGTGCTGTAGTTGTGCCTATACTCGTTGATTTTTCTAAAGATGATATTATTTCTATATTGAATGATTCTGGTTCTAAATATCTTTTTATGGATAAAAACATAATAGAAAAGATTGACAAAGAAAAATTTAGTTTTTTAAACAGAATATTTTATTTGGATAATTTAACTATATTTGACCATAAAAATGATTTAACAGAAGAATATAATGAGATTCTTGATGTACAATTAGAAAATTTCAGCAGAGAAACTTTTTCATTAACAATGTTTGAAAATGACACTTTGGCTACTATAATATATACTTCCGGCACTACAGGTTTTAGTAAAGGCGTTATGCTTAATCATAATTCACTTGCTGCTAATATAAGATTTGCAATAGATAATATGCCTATAAAACCAAATGACCATATACTTTCTTTTTTGCCATTAGCACATGTATTTGGCTGTTTGTTTGACTTTTTATTTCCTTTCTCCAAAGGTGCTTGTATATATATGCTTAGTGCTATACCTAGTCCTAATATTTTGCTTAAGGCTTTTGATGAGGTAAAACCAAACTTAATACTTATGGTACCTTTAATTTTGGAGAAAATTTATTTCAAGAAATTAAAGCCTACAATAGATAAGCCTATAATGAAAAAATTATTAACTTTTCCTTTTATATCTAAAATATTAAAAAATAAAATTAGAGATAAATTAACAGAATCTTTTGGTGCTAACTTCCATGAGGTAATAGTTGGAGGAAGTGCTTTAAATGAAGAAGTTGAAAGATTTTTAATGGATATAGGTTTTAAGTTTACTGTTGGTTATGGTATGACAGAATGCGGTCCTCTTATTAGTTATGCACCTTGGGATAAGCATGTTGCTAGAAGCTGCGGATGCATAATAGATACATTAGAGATAAAAATTGATTCTAACAGCCCTGAAGAAGTTGGGGATATTATGGTTAAGGGTGAAAACGTTATGCTTGGATACTACAAGAACCCTAAAGCTACTACAGATGTTTTATCTCGCGATGGTTGGCTTAGGACTAATGATTTGGGTGTGCTTGTAGATGGAAAGAGAATATTTATAAGAGGAAGAAGTAAAAATATGCTTCTTGGACCTAGCGGACAGAATATTTATCCTGAAGAGATTGAAAGTAAATTAAATACTATGCCTTATATATTAGAATCTTTAATTGTTCAAAGAGAAAATAAACTTTGTGCTTTGGTATATTTAGATGCTGAACAGGTTGCAAATCTTAACGATGAAGAGATAAAAACAAAATTAGATGAAGTGAGAAATAATCTTAATAAACTTCTTCCAGATTTTGCTAGAGTATCAAGCTTTGAAATACAAAAAGAAGAGTTTGAAAAAAATCCTACTAAAAAGATTAAAAGATTTTTATATAAATAA
- a CDS encoding aldo/keto reductase, giving the protein MSYILKSSNIMPKFGIGTWRMGENESKSSVEINAIYYALKNGVRLIDTAEMYGEGGAEIIVGEALKKANIKREELFIVSKVYPHNAGRDNLFTSLKKSLSRLGLDYLDMYLLHWRGRVPLRETVECMEEAKKEGLIKDWGVSNFDIDDMKELESIKNGDKCSVNQVLYHLASRGVDFDLASYMLERNIVLMAYCPLAQAGNLGNDILNNSVIKNIAKKHNATSSQIALAFIMSFDKRVPIPKSSSEKHVLENINSQNIILDKEDIELLNKEFPKPNRKMPLDIV; this is encoded by the coding sequence ATGAGTTATATTTTAAAATCTTCGAATATTATGCCTAAATTTGGAATAGGCACTTGGAGAATGGGCGAGAACGAGAGTAAAAGCAGTGTAGAAATTAATGCTATATATTATGCTTTAAAAAACGGAGTAAGGTTAATAGATACTGCAGAGATGTATGGAGAGGGAGGAGCTGAGATAATAGTTGGAGAAGCCTTAAAGAAAGCAAACATAAAGCGAGAAGAGCTTTTTATAGTTTCTAAGGTTTATCCTCATAATGCGGGTAGAGATAATTTATTTACTAGTTTAAAAAAATCTCTAAGTCGTTTGGGGCTTGATTATTTGGATATGTATTTGCTTCATTGGAGGGGTAGAGTACCTTTAAGAGAGACAGTTGAATGTATGGAAGAGGCTAAGAAAGAGGGGCTTATAAAAGATTGGGGAGTTTCTAATTTTGATATAGATGATATGAAAGAGCTTGAGAGTATAAAAAATGGAGATAAATGTAGTGTTAATCAGGTGTTATATCATTTAGCTTCAAGAGGTGTTGATTTTGATTTGGCTTCCTATATGCTTGAGAGAAATATAGTATTAATGGCTTATTGTCCTTTAGCACAGGCTGGAAATTTAGGCAATGATATATTAAACAATAGTGTCATTAAAAATATAGCAAAAAAACATAATGCAACATCAAGTCAAATAGCATTGGCTTTTATAATGTCTTTTGATAAGAGGGTGCCTATACCAAAAAGCTCTAGCGAAAAACATGTATTAGAAAATATTAACTCTCAAAATATTATATTAGATAAAGAAGATATAGAGCTTTTAAATAAAGAGTTTCCTAAGCCTAACAGAAAAATGCCTTTAGATATAGTTTAA
- a CDS encoding CatA-like O-acetyltransferase gives MFNIIDIENWERKEHYYHYSNVNQCTYSITLKLEVSNIVNSSFKFYPTIIYLISKTVNDIKEFKMSFEDSKLGYYDIVNPSYTIFNNNSKTFSSIYTEYNDDFNLFYKNCIEDIKTYSISTSFSPKPCNIKNLFNISSIPWVSFEGFNLNINNCFDYLPPIFTIGKYFNDSNKILMPIAIQVNHRVCDGYHVGLFAESLQENIFNLKK, from the coding sequence ATGTTTAATATAATTGATATTGAAAATTGGGAGAGAAAAGAGCATTATTATCATTATTCTAATGTTAATCAATGCACTTATAGTATTACTTTAAAATTGGAAGTGTCAAATATAGTAAATAGTTCTTTTAAATTTTATCCTACAATTATATATTTAATATCAAAGACTGTAAACGATATAAAAGAGTTTAAGATGTCTTTTGAGGATTCTAAACTTGGCTATTATGATATTGTAAATCCAAGCTATACTATATTTAATAATAATTCTAAAACTTTCTCATCTATATACACAGAGTATAATGATGATTTTAATTTGTTTTATAAAAATTGTATTGAAGATATAAAAACTTATAGCATTAGCACATCATTTTCGCCAAAACCTTGTAATATCAAAAATTTATTTAATATATCATCTATCCCTTGGGTATCTTTTGAGGGTTTTAATTTAAATATCAATAATTGTTTTGATTATTTGCCTCCGATATTCACTATAGGAAAATATTTTAATGATTCTAATAAAATATTAATGCCTATTGCCATACAGGTTAATCATAGAGTTTGCGACGGTTATCATGTAGGTTTATTTGCAGAAAGTTTGCAAGAAAATATTTTTAATCTAAAAAAATAG
- a CDS encoding motility associated factor glycosyltransferase family protein, whose amino-acid sequence MILKKNIEALNKYNINTIKKLENINNNDSYEIKFNKNNLISVSYKNKALTSLYAPIEEAKRLIEQYIKNNDADYTAIFLSIASFYHIDYFLSLNNKNKAIIIEKDIELLKLILSNIEIRYADRIIILSEENDVLLFFNNFIREDNVKKLVVIRHIRASNVSEENKNYYDNITIQLSNIIKERLMSLTSNYYFAPIWARNIIYNMHSNCSSNYSIESFKNYLNKETPLLLVSAGASIDNYIEKIKELSESHFVLAVSHSLNTLLNNNIKPNAVVSTDGGFYSLTHILSLFKEDDILLFTTHTSYPVNSIKNERKFFFSHNESLEKILYNTKDNIYFPMEGSVIMPALRIAEFLNPKYILLAGCDFCHVDDKSHSKYSNAIALDFITSNKINTFETKKYKRLNDYNKIKCFDDCLRNTSSSLLSYKNHFESLVADLSKNIDFFTLTKESAKIENVNIYNMQKSSNKQLKDFKHIKEKQNKELLKNKLESLIKNINSNNFNNFSDDINDILNMISPWHRDSFIEEKIKYDELKEYINKWYNDISIFLD is encoded by the coding sequence ATGATATTAAAAAAAAATATAGAAGCTTTAAATAAATATAATATAAATACTATAAAAAAACTTGAAAATATTAATAATAATGATAGCTATGAAATAAAGTTTAATAAAAACAATTTAATAAGCGTATCATACAAAAATAAAGCTCTCACTTCTCTTTATGCCCCAATAGAAGAAGCTAAAAGACTAATAGAGCAGTATATAAAAAATAATGATGCAGATTATACAGCTATATTTTTATCTATTGCTTCTTTTTATCATATAGATTATTTTTTGTCATTAAACAATAAAAATAAAGCTATAATAATAGAAAAAGATATAGAGTTATTAAAATTAATACTTTCAAATATAGAAATAAGATATGCTGATAGAATAATTATATTGTCAGAAGAAAATGATGTTTTATTGTTTTTTAATAATTTTATTCGAGAAGATAATGTTAAAAAGCTTGTAGTTATAAGACATATAAGAGCTTCTAATGTTAGCGAAGAAAATAAAAACTATTATGACAATATTACAATACAATTATCAAATATTATAAAAGAGAGATTAATGTCTCTTACATCTAATTATTATTTTGCTCCTATATGGGCAAGAAACATTATTTACAATATGCATTCTAATTGTTCTTCTAATTATTCTATAGAAAGCTTTAAAAACTATTTAAATAAAGAAACACCTCTTCTTTTAGTATCAGCAGGTGCTTCTATAGATAACTATATAGAAAAAATAAAAGAGTTATCAGAAAGCCATTTTGTTTTAGCAGTGTCTCATTCATTAAACACTCTTCTTAATAATAACATAAAACCAAACGCAGTAGTATCTACAGACGGAGGTTTTTATTCTTTAACGCATATATTAAGCCTTTTTAAAGAAGATGATATATTGCTATTTACAACTCATACATCATACCCAGTAAACAGCATAAAAAACGAAAGAAAGTTTTTTTTCTCACACAATGAAAGCCTTGAAAAAATATTATACAACACAAAAGATAATATTTATTTTCCTATGGAAGGAAGCGTTATTATGCCTGCTTTAAGAATAGCAGAGTTTTTGAATCCTAAATATATTCTTCTTGCTGGGTGTGATTTCTGTCATGTTGATGATAAGAGCCATTCAAAATATTCAAATGCAATAGCTTTAGATTTTATTACAAGCAACAAAATAAATACTTTTGAAACAAAAAAATATAAAAGACTAAATGATTATAACAAAATAAAATGCTTTGATGATTGTTTAAGAAATACTTCCTCTTCTCTTTTAAGCTATAAAAATCATTTTGAAAGTTTAGTTGCAGATTTATCAAAGAATATAGATTTTTTCACCCTCACAAAAGAATCAGCAAAAATAGAAAATGTAAATATATATAATATGCAAAAATCTTCTAATAAACAATTAAAAGATTTTAAACATATAAAAGAAAAACAAAACAAAGAACTATTAAAAAATAAATTAGAATCATTAATAAAAAATATTAACTCTAATAATTTTAATAATTTTTCTGATGATATAAATGATATATTAAATATGATTTCTCCATGGCATAGAGATTCATTTATAGAAGAAAAAATAAAATACGATGAATTAAAAGAGTATATAAATAAATGGTATAATGATATATCTATTTTTTTAGATTAA
- a CDS encoding DUF3108 domain-containing protein has translation MIKYVLTLTILISNIVFCYNQTFKEGEYIKYDVLAQVPEFNISGKVGTLEAKVLAISNVDGVPAYHLYAHVYGTGAANLIYKISDVFEAWVSTNDFTPLLIVKDAQEGEWTNYETSRFNHEERYFIYNDKRTTDEKITYDGLAFDALSLVFFMRFVDKNIGTFSIDWLEAKNVKKDIRFIIEEGPEIKTKLERGKLKTVRIYEKGKYGTDALVAKDKYNQVPLDVIIAEQKLYGLTIRVRGIIREYKDGK, from the coding sequence ATGATTAAATATGTTTTAACACTAACAATACTAATATCAAACATAGTTTTCTGCTATAATCAAACATTTAAAGAAGGCGAATATATTAAGTATGATGTATTAGCACAGGTGCCTGAGTTTAATATAAGCGGAAAAGTTGGAACACTTGAAGCTAAGGTGTTAGCTATTAGCAATGTAGATGGAGTTCCTGCTTATCACTTGTATGCACATGTTTATGGTACTGGTGCTGCTAATCTTATATATAAAATAAGCGATGTATTTGAGGCTTGGGTATCTACAAATGATTTTACTCCTTTACTTATAGTTAAAGATGCTCAAGAAGGTGAATGGACTAATTATGAAACTTCACGTTTTAATCATGAAGAAAGATATTTTATTTATAATGATAAAAGAACAACTGATGAAAAAATTACTTATGATGGTTTAGCTTTTGATGCTTTGTCTTTAGTATTTTTTATGAGATTTGTTGATAAAAATATTGGAACATTTTCAATTGATTGGCTTGAAGCTAAAAATGTAAAAAAGGATATTAGATTTATAATAGAAGAAGGTCCGGAAATAAAAACAAAATTAGAAAGAGGAAAATTAAAAACTGTAAGAATATATGAAAAGGGAAAATATGGTACAGATGCTTTAGTTGCAAAAGATAAATATAATCAAGTGCCTTTAGATGTTATAATAGCAGAGCAAAAATTATATGGGCTAACTATTAGAGTAAGAGGAATTATAAGAGAGTATAAAGACGGAAAATGA
- the fmt gene encoding methionyl-tRNA formyltransferase, producing MYNVIIAGSTDFTSDCILQLMKLDNVNISAVISTIDTKKDRKGNIIPNPVTVTALENNLNLLKPENINSDDFYNTLVDLNADFFIVVAYGKILSKRTLSIPKIMPMNIHGSLLPILRGASPVEHALLYGFSKTGTTLQKMDYKLDEGDVILQDEFDIDSNWQFNELYDNIKKSGVYILKEFFDDANKYISNLKKQDDSKATYCTKIKKEDGRLYFNKSALELHNMTKAFVRWPVAYCYYNDVSIKVFKSEYKESSNNSNDFGKIVHIDNEGIHVQALNGIYIIKELQREGKKRQSVKEFLCGNKLNINEYFN from the coding sequence ATGTATAATGTAATAATAGCAGGTTCTACAGATTTTACTTCAGATTGTATTTTGCAATTAATGAAATTAGATAATGTAAATATATCAGCAGTAATTTCTACAATAGACACAAAAAAAGATAGAAAAGGCAATATTATACCAAACCCTGTAACCGTTACAGCTTTAGAAAATAATCTTAATTTATTAAAACCAGAAAATATTAACAGCGATGATTTTTATAACACATTAGTTGATTTAAATGCTGATTTTTTTATAGTTGTAGCATATGGCAAGATACTTTCAAAAAGAACATTGTCTATACCAAAAATAATGCCTATGAATATACACGGTTCACTTTTGCCAATATTAAGAGGTGCAAGCCCTGTTGAACATGCTTTGCTTTATGGCTTTTCTAAAACAGGTACTACATTGCAAAAAATGGATTATAAACTTGATGAGGGCGATGTTATATTGCAAGATGAGTTTGATATAGATAGTAATTGGCAATTTAATGAACTTTATGATAATATAAAAAAAAGCGGAGTTTACATCTTAAAAGAGTTTTTTGATGATGCTAATAAATACATATCTAATCTAAAAAAACAAGATGACAGCAAAGCTACTTATTGTACTAAAATAAAAAAAGAAGATGGAAGACTATATTTTAATAAAAGTGCTTTAGAGCTTCATAATATGACTAAAGCTTTTGTACGCTGGCCTGTTGCTTATTGTTATTATAATGATGTTTCTATAAAGGTTTTTAAAAGCGAATATAAAGAAAGCAGTAATAACAGCAATGATTTTGGTAAAATAGTTCATATTGATAATGAAGGCATACATGTTCAAGCATTAAATGGAATATATATTATAAAAGAGCTTCAGAGAGAGGGCAAAAAAAGACAAAGCGTAAAAGAGTTTTTATGCGGAAATAAATTAAATATAAATGAATATTTTAATTGA